From Salvelinus fontinalis isolate EN_2023a chromosome 30, ASM2944872v1, whole genome shotgun sequence, one genomic window encodes:
- the LOC129828694 gene encoding angiopoietin-2-like, translating to MFYVGLLVLSGCLARGTGYRKTPDTTAVNQRQYQIQNGPCSYTFLLPEQDNCRTPSSTYTNLVQKDDPAEYDESAQRLEQLENIMENNTQWLLKLENYIQESMKQEMAQIQQKAVHNHTAAMIEIGANLLSQTTEQTRKLTNVEAQVINNTTRLERQLLENFLSTNKLEKQLIFQINEISKLNDKNSYLEKRVGEMEMQMQVELEQLKEKKEQLSTLVLRQTAVIEELEKQLIRATTNSSALQRQQQELLETVNNLIYTISVPAVNKPTMMQDTPTTYPDCAALYKSGNTDSGVYSLALPNTTQEIKAYCDMEMEGGGWTVLQKRFDGRVDFHRTWKEYKMGFGNPSDEYWLGNEFVSILTNQQPYVLRIQMMDWEENSGFSLYDQFSLGSEAENYRIHLKGYSGTAGKISSLGQPGSDFSTKDADNDRCVCKCSQLTTGGWWFDACGPSNLNGIFFQHGQNSNRFNGIKWYYWKGSGYSLKSTTMMIRPVDF from the exons ATGTTTTATGTTGGCTTACTGGTCTTGAGTGGCTGCTTGGCCCGGGGGACCGGCTACAGGAAAACTCCAGACACGACAGCTGTTAATCAGAGACAGTACCAGATCCAGAATGGCCCGTGCAGCTACACCTTTCTGCTGCCTGAGCAGGACAACTGCAGGACCCCGAGCAGCACCTACACCAACCTGGTCCAGAAGGACGATCCGGCAGAGTATGACGAGTCTGCCCAGAGGCTGGAGCAGCTGGAGAACATCATGGAGAACAACACGCAGTGGCTCCTCAAG CTGGAGAACTATATCCAGGAAAGCATGAAGCAGGAGATGGCCCAGATCCAGCAGAAGGCTGTCCACAACCACACGGCAGCCATGATAGAGATTGGGGCTAACTTGCTGAGTCAGACCACTGAGCAAACACGGAAACTGACCAACGTAGAGGCGCAG GTAATAAATAATACAACTCGGCTCGAACGTCAGCTTCTTGAGAACTTTCTGTCAACGAATAAGTTGGAAAAACAGCTCATTTTCCAAATAAATGAAATAAGCAAGCTGAATGACAAAAACAG ctaCCTGGAGAAGAGGGTGGGGGAGATGGAGATGCAGATGCAGGTGGAGCTGGAGCAgctgaaggagaagaaggagcagcTCTCTACACTGGTACTGAGACAGACTGCCGTCATCGAGGAGCTGGAGAAACAGCTGATCCGGGCCACCACCAACAGCTCTGCCCTGCAGCGGCAGCAACAGGAGCTACTGGAGACCGTCAACAACCTAATCTACACCATCTCCGTCCCCGCAG TGAACAAGCCTACCATGATGCAGGATACACCGACCACATACCCAGACTGTGCTGCACTCTATAAGTCGGGGAACACAGACAGTGGAGTCTACTCACTGGCCCTTCCCAACACTACACAGGAGATTAAG GCTTACTGTGACATGGAGATGGAGGGCGGTGGATGGACAGTACTACAAAAACGATTTGATGGTCGGGTTGACTTCCACCGTACGTGGAAAGAGTACAAAATG GGCTTTGGAAACCCTTCAGATGAATACTGGTTGGGAAATGAGTTTGTTTCGATACTGACCAATCAGCAACCCTACGTCTTGAGAATACAGATGATGGATTGGGAGGAAAACTCAGGATTCTCACTATATGACCAGTTCTCTCTCGGCAGTGAAGCAGAAAACTACAG GATACACCTTAAAGGCTACAGTGGAACAGCAGGCAAAATTAGTAGCCTTGGTCAACCAGGAAGTGATTTCAGCACAAAAGATGCCGACAATGACAGATGTGTTTGCAAATGCTCACAACTGAcaacaggag GCTGGTGGTTTGACGCCTGCGGCCCCTCTAACTTGAACGGAATATTTTTCCAGCACGGCCAGAACTCTAATCGATTCAATGGAATCAAATGGTACTACTGGAAGGGCTCAGGCTACTCACTGAAGTCTACCACAATGATGATCAGACCAGTAGACTTCTGA